Proteins encoded together in one Orcinus orca chromosome 13, mOrcOrc1.1, whole genome shotgun sequence window:
- the DPY30 gene encoding protein dpy-30 homolog translates to MEPEQMLEGQTQVAENPHSEYGLTDNVERIVENEKINAEKSSKQKVDLQSLPTRAYLDQTVVPILLQGLAVLAKERPPNPIEFLASYLLKNKAQFEDRN, encoded by the exons ATGGAACCAGAGCAGATGCTGGAGGGACAGACGCAG GTTGCAGAAAATCCCCACTCTGAGTACGGTCTCACAGACAACGTCGAG AGGAtagtagaaaatgagaaaattaatgcaGAAAAGTCATCAAAACAGAAAGTGGATCTCCAGTCTTTGCCAACTCGTGCCTATCTGGATCAGACAGTTGTGCCTATCTTATTACAAGGACTTGCTGTGCTTGCAAAGGAAAG acCACCAAATCCCATTGAATTTCTAGCatcctatcttttaaaaaacaaggcACAGTTTGAAGATCGAAACTGA